The following proteins are encoded in a genomic region of Odontesthes bonariensis isolate fOdoBon6 chromosome 19, fOdoBon6.hap1, whole genome shotgun sequence:
- the nop10 gene encoding H/ACA ribonucleoprotein complex subunit 3, translated as MFLQFYLNESGDRVYTLKKVRPDGQPTTSAHPARFSPDDKFSRHRVQLKKRFGLLLTQQPRPIM; from the exons ATGTTTCTGCAGTTTTACTTAAATGAAAGCGGGGACCGAGTCTACACCCTGAAG AAGGTGAGACCCGATGGACAGCCCACCACCTCGGCCCACCCGGCTCGTTTCTCCCCTGACGACAAGTTCTCCCGCCACCGGGTGCAGTTGAAGAAACGTTTCGGCCTTCTGCTCACCCAGCAGCCCAGGCCTATCATGTGA